The Thermoplasma sp. Kam2015 genome includes a window with the following:
- a CDS encoding class I SAM-dependent methyltransferase family protein, translated as MRSKAYLIPSSLADQAIRDLMASGRIRKDLKIRKIGDYVAVPIFDEDTSYNFESKYLDFESRKYANVKDMIRDILSREYRYTGYIPEKWVRYGNSLFLTRPVGECVFEVMKRVLGIDSIYVYHGITSAERIPVVEFLYRKRGEVLHIENGIRYLFDPEKVMFSPGNTNERTRMRLLKFQDENVLDMFCGIGYFTLPIAKYGQPEKVYACDINPSAVHYLEENARINRVEEKIIPIIGDSRVSCPKGPFDSIIMGNFKSLMFLPAALKRSKENTRIILHHLVSQENLSRYRYDIMHYTSTIGYLSSVEESHIVKSYAPKMFHVSTTLRILRI; from the coding sequence ATGAGATCCAAGGCCTATCTTATTCCGAGTAGCTTAGCCGATCAGGCCATAAGGGATCTTATGGCATCTGGTAGGATCAGGAAGGATCTGAAGATCCGCAAGATCGGGGATTATGTTGCGGTTCCAATATTCGATGAGGATACCTCATACAATTTCGAATCAAAGTATCTGGACTTTGAAAGCAGAAAGTACGCCAATGTGAAAGATATGATAAGGGATATCCTTTCTAGGGAGTATAGATACACAGGGTATATACCTGAAAAATGGGTGAGGTATGGAAACAGCCTCTTCCTTACCAGACCCGTTGGAGAATGTGTCTTTGAAGTTATGAAGCGTGTTCTAGGTATAGATTCGATATACGTCTATCATGGAATCACCTCGGCAGAAAGGATACCGGTTGTTGAATTTCTATACAGAAAGAGAGGCGAAGTTCTTCATATAGAAAATGGCATAAGGTATCTCTTCGATCCGGAGAAGGTTATGTTCTCTCCTGGAAACACCAACGAAAGAACGAGGATGCGCCTTCTGAAATTCCAGGATGAAAACGTGCTTGACATGTTCTGTGGCATAGGTTATTTCACTCTGCCCATTGCAAAATATGGCCAGCCGGAAAAAGTGTATGCCTGTGACATAAATCCATCGGCAGTTCATTATCTGGAGGAGAATGCTAGAATTAACCGTGTGGAAGAGAAAATAATACCGATCATCGGAGATTCAAGAGTCTCATGTCCCAAGGGCCCATTTGATTCCATAATCATGGGTAATTTCAAATCTCTGATGTTTTTACCCGCAGCACTCAAGCGATCGAAGGAAAACACAAGAATAATACTCCACCATCTTGTATCCCAGGAAAATCTTAGCAGATATAGATACGATATAATGCACTACACATCCACGATAGGCTATCTTTCATCGGTGGAGGAGTCC